The Thiorhodovibrio litoralis genome includes a window with the following:
- the dnaN gene encoding DNA polymerase III subunit beta — protein MKIEVQREDLLPALTSVAAVVERRQTLPILSNLLVQTTDEGFVLTATDLELQISCNIKGKVEEPGAITLPAKKFADLCKALPEKGLITIEIGQSRASIRSGRSRFALSTLPAEDYPRLEGETTELWFEIETAVLVRMLERTSFAMAHQDVRYYLNGLLLEISTGKLVTVATDGHRLAKSEATLSSLDTWENTKQLILPAKSVAELKRLMSGRGGQQTRLEIGDRSVVIRVGENVVTTKLIDGRYPDYGRVIPSQLEHSAMVERDLLREALARTAVLSYEKQKGVRMTFEEGNLRLEVSNPEHEEAREDIGIDYDGETTTIGFNVGYWLDVLNVVDGKEIEMKFLDSEVSAILSDPDSPGELYVVMPMRI, from the coding sequence ATGAAGATAGAAGTTCAGCGCGAAGACTTGCTGCCGGCCTTGACCAGTGTCGCAGCAGTGGTCGAGCGGCGCCAAACCTTACCAATTCTAAGTAACTTGCTGGTGCAGACGACGGATGAGGGATTCGTGCTGACGGCGACTGATCTAGAATTGCAAATTTCTTGCAACATAAAGGGGAAGGTCGAAGAGCCAGGAGCCATCACCCTGCCGGCAAAGAAGTTTGCTGACCTGTGCAAGGCGCTACCGGAGAAAGGGCTGATCACGATAGAAATCGGACAAAGTCGCGCGAGTATCCGTAGCGGTCGAAGTCGATTTGCCCTCAGCACCTTACCGGCCGAGGACTATCCGCGTCTTGAAGGGGAAACGACGGAGCTGTGGTTTGAAATTGAAACGGCTGTTCTCGTCAGAATGCTGGAGCGAACAAGTTTCGCGATGGCACACCAGGATGTCCGTTACTACCTAAATGGCCTTCTACTGGAGATCAGTACCGGTAAGTTGGTGACGGTTGCGACAGATGGACACCGTCTCGCGAAGTCCGAAGCAACGCTGTCAAGTCTCGACACTTGGGAAAATACCAAGCAACTTATTCTGCCTGCAAAGTCGGTCGCTGAATTGAAACGACTGATGAGTGGTAGGGGGGGGCAACAGACCCGTCTAGAGATCGGCGATCGATCGGTGGTTATTCGTGTCGGTGAGAATGTCGTCACGACAAAATTGATTGATGGTCGCTATCCGGATTATGGCCGTGTGATTCCCAGTCAGCTTGAGCATTCGGCGATGGTGGAACGGGATCTTCTACGCGAAGCCCTGGCGCGCACTGCAGTTCTGTCGTACGAGAAGCAAAAAGGGGTGCGGATGACTTTCGAGGAGGGGAACCTGCGCCTGGAAGTGAGCAATCCAGAGCATGAGGAAGCGCGCGAGGACATCGGCATTGATTATGACGGAGAAACAACGACAATCGGGTTCAACGTCGGATATTGGCTCGATGTGCTAAATGTCGTTGATGGAAAAGAGATAGAAATGAAATTTCTGGATTCGGAGGTCAGTGCAATTTTGAGTGATCCAGATTCGCCGGGAGAGCTATACGTCGTAATGCCGATGCGGATTTAG
- the recF gene encoding DNA replication/repair protein RecF (All proteins in this family for which functions are known are DNA-binding proteins that assist the filamentation of RecA onto DNA for the initiation of recombination or recombinational repair.) translates to MVIRRLQAEGVRNLAAFDVEVDERLNVVTGGNGAGKTSLLESIYFLNRGNTFRGRKAGPMYRRGCQRCFVRAFGVTESGSPWSGRRSCGGFDQKDGGEGKEKGGAANQLMVRLVGDSVYALVEGRPELRRRFIDWNLFHVEHNYGDLFREYRRTSEQRNAWLRSAATGFPVWDEPYARLSREIDGKRASFCLLLDNALSGASDDGGMPSGKLGVRWSSGFSSETLSADLARMLPGDRKRGFTFLGPDRGDFHLEVAGEPGLGSRGENKLRAVMLQIAASQIVANDQLGDLWLIDDLGADLSRDNSQRLLDLIRGVSRQMFITAIENPGMTGGKMFHVEQGQIQSL, encoded by the coding sequence ATGGTTATACGCAGGCTACAAGCGGAGGGGGTTCGAAATCTCGCAGCCTTTGACGTTGAAGTCGATGAACGACTTAATGTTGTTACTGGCGGTAACGGTGCTGGAAAAACAAGTCTCCTGGAATCAATCTATTTCCTAAACCGAGGGAATACCTTCCGTGGGAGAAAAGCCGGGCCTATGTACCGTCGCGGTTGTCAGAGGTGCTTTGTCAGGGCCTTTGGAGTGACGGAGTCCGGTTCTCCATGGAGCGGTAGGCGCAGTTGTGGCGGGTTTGACCAAAAGGATGGGGGCGAAGGGAAAGAGAAGGGTGGGGCGGCAAACCAACTGATGGTGCGTTTAGTTGGTGATTCCGTCTATGCGCTCGTAGAGGGGCGACCGGAGTTGCGGCGCCGGTTTATCGACTGGAACTTGTTCCACGTGGAACATAATTACGGCGATCTGTTTCGCGAATATCGTCGAACGTCCGAACAACGTAACGCATGGCTTCGCTCGGCGGCAACGGGTTTCCCTGTTTGGGATGAGCCTTACGCTCGCTTAAGTCGTGAGATCGACGGAAAGCGAGCCAGTTTTTGCCTGCTTCTGGATAACGCCCTCAGTGGAGCTTCTGATGACGGCGGAATGCCTAGTGGGAAACTTGGGGTCCGGTGGTCGAGTGGCTTCTCAAGTGAGACTCTCTCGGCTGATTTAGCACGCATGCTGCCAGGAGATCGTAAGCGTGGCTTCACCTTTCTAGGGCCTGATCGCGGAGATTTCCATCTTGAAGTAGCTGGAGAACCCGGCCTCGGATCGCGCGGTGAAAACAAGCTGAGGGCTGTCATGCTGCAGATTGCAGCAAGCCAAATCGTGGCTAACGACCAGCTAGGGGACCTCTGGCTCATTGATGATCTTGGAGCGGATTTGAGTAGAGATAACTCTCAACGGCTCCTTGACCTTATCCGCGGCGTCTCCAGACAAATGTTTATAACGGCAATTGAAAATCCTGGCATGACCGGCGGAAAGATGTTCCACGTGGAACAAGGACAGATCCAAAGCCTCTGA